Below is a genomic region from Caulobacter rhizosphaerae.
CTTCAAGCGCCCGCAGAGCGTGGCCCTGACCATTTCGGCCAGCCTGGCCCAGATCGGCGAATTCTCGTTCATCCTGGCGGGCCTGGGCGTGTCGCTAAAGCTGCTGCCCAAGGACGGCCAGGACCTGATCCTGGCCGGGGCGATCCTGTCGATCCTCCTCAACCCGCTGCTGTTCGCCGTGCTGGACAAGGTGCTGCCCCGACTGGCCGGGCGGGCGGGCGAACCGGCGGCTCCGGCGCTGGCGGCCCAGCCGCACGGCGTGCTGGTCGGCTACGGCCGGGTCGGCAAGGCCGTGGCCGAGGGCCTGAAGGGCCGCATGCCGCTGGTGGTGATCGAGGACGAAAGCGAGCGGGCCGACGCGCTGCGGGCCGGCGGCTTCGAGGCTGTCCAGGGCAACGCCGTCAGACCAGAGGTGCTGCTGCGGGCCGGCCTGGCCGAGGCCACCCACCTGTTCGTCGCCGTGCCCAGCCCGTTCGAGGCCGCGCGGATCATCGAACAGGCCCGCGCCGCCAACGCCAGGGTCAAGATCATCGCCCGCGCCTATACCGACAACGACGTCGACCTGCTGACCGGCATGGGCGCCGACCACGCCCTGATCGGCGAGCAGGAGATCGCCCGCGGCATGCTGGCCCTGGCCCCGAAGCGGCCGGCGTCGGCGGCGTCGGTGCATTAGGGGAGACCTTCACGTCCGAGGACCGAAAACCTCGTCCTTCGACAAGCTCAGGATGAGGTTTTCTACTGGCGAGGTCTATAAATGGCCCTGATCCTGAGCTTGTCGAAGGACGAGGACCACGCACGGCCTCGGCTGTCGACCTCCGCTTCGCCGCGACCGGGATGACAACATCGGAGGCGAGTTCGATGACGTCGAGCTCGACATCGTCATCGTTTCAACAGGTCGCCTTACCAACGCCCGCCGAACCGGGCATGAAGCTTCGATGCAGAGAACTGTCATGAACCGCCTCGTCCTGGCCTTCGCCGTCGCCCTGGTCGCCTTCGCGCCCGCCCAGGCCGCCGACTATCGCGTCGGCGGGATCGAGATCCGCCATCCCTGGACTCGCCCGGCCAAGGCCGGCATGAACGGGGTCGGCTACCTGACCCTGGTCAATGTCGGCGCCAAGCCGGTCAAGCTGCTGATGGTCCAGAGCCCGGCCGCGCGGTCGGTGACCCTGCACCAGACCAGCCAGGCGGACGGGATCGCCTCGATGCGGCCGGTGACCGACGGGCTGAGGGTCGCGCCGGGGGCCAGCGTCGCCTTCGCGCCCGGCGGCTATCACCTGATGCTGATGGGCCTGACCCGCGCCCAGGCGCCGGGCGGCAAGGTTCCGCTGACCCTGGTGTTCGACGGCGGGCGGCGGATCCGCATCGAGCTGGCCGTGGTATCGGCCGCCCCGAACGCCGCCGGAGCCGACCCGATGGCCGGCATGCACCACGACCACTGAAACATGACAAAAAAGTAAGGGACGAAACGCCCCGGTTGATGGCCAAGTCGCGGTTCGGTTTTTCAACGGATCGCTGCTTCATGAAACGAATCTGGTTCGCCGCCGCCGCCATGGCCGCGCTGTCCCTGTCCGCCTTCGGGGCGGACGCCCGCGAAGACCACGACCACGCCTGCCTGAACGCGGCCTGCACCCTGCAGTCGCTGTTCGTCGCCGCCGACACGCCGACGGCCGGCGCCCCGACGATG
It encodes:
- a CDS encoding copper chaperone PCu(A)C, which encodes MNRLVLAFAVALVAFAPAQAADYRVGGIEIRHPWTRPAKAGMNGVGYLTLVNVGAKPVKLLMVQSPAARSVTLHQTSQADGIASMRPVTDGLRVAPGASVAFAPGGYHLMLMGLTRAQAPGGKVPLTLVFDGGRRIRIELAVVSAAPNAAGADPMAGMHHDH